One segment of bacterium DNA contains the following:
- a CDS encoding TrmH family RNA methyltransferase, whose product MSSTSGPVSLILNDIRSVYNVGSIFRTADAAGVSKIFLTGYTPTPVDRFGRSRKDFAKVSLGSEKSVEWESCADIESLLVSLKKQGVTIIALEQTHNALDYRTIQPHYPLALVYGNETEGVPSGILKHCDMSAYIPMRGEKESLNVSVAVGISLFKFTEGDSLD is encoded by the coding sequence ATGTCTTCTACATCCGGCCCTGTTTCTCTGATTCTTAATGACATCCGTAGCGTATACAACGTCGGTTCGATTTTTCGTACCGCCGATGCGGCCGGAGTTTCAAAAATTTTTCTTACAGGATACACTCCCACGCCCGTTGACCGATTTGGCCGCTCGCGGAAAGATTTTGCAAAAGTGTCTCTTGGTTCGGAAAAAAGTGTTGAGTGGGAAAGTTGCGCAGACATTGAATCCTTGCTTGTCTCTCTCAAAAAACAAGGCGTCACCATAATTGCCCTTGAGCAAACGCACAATGCACTCGACTATCGGACTATACAACCTCATTATCCGCTAGCACTTGTCTACGGAAACGAAACGGAAGGCGTGCCTTCCGGGATTCTAAAACACTGCGATATGTCGGCCTACATACCCATGAGAGGAGAAAAAGAATCTCTCAATGTTTCCGTTGCCGTGGGTATTTCACTTTTTAAATTTACGGAAGGCGATTCCTTGGATTAG
- a CDS encoding DoxX family membrane protein codes for MLTLFPELLTYGLVAPFLLRISIGFVLINLGYLSFKGERKQWENVGNLLRIPEKVFASGYGVFQIAGGIFFVIGLWTQAFALLFSALFLAELLVEYREESILKRELAFYLLLFVISLSLLFSGAGFFAFDIPL; via the coding sequence ATGTTAACTCTTTTTCCAGAACTACTGACATACGGCCTTGTCGCACCGTTTCTTTTGCGTATATCGATCGGTTTTGTCTTAATTAATCTTGGATACCTTTCTTTTAAGGGGGAAAGAAAACAATGGGAAAATGTAGGAAATCTTCTGCGTATTCCCGAAAAAGTCTTTGCTTCCGGGTACGGAGTGTTTCAGATTGCAGGAGGTATTTTTTTCGTCATCGGTTTATGGACCCAGGCCTTCGCGCTTCTGTTTTCGGCTCTTTTCCTTGCGGAGCTCTTGGTTGAGTACAGAGAGGAGAGTATATTAAAACGGGAGCTTGCTTTTTATCTTCTTCTCTTCGTAATCTCTCTTTCACTTCTCTTCTCCGGTGCGGGGTTTTTTGCCTTTGATATCCCTCTTTAG